The sequence below is a genomic window from Atribacterota bacterium.
ATCCACCGCCATACCTACCGTAAGCACAAACCCAGCAATACCAGGTAATGTCAGCGTAGCCTGCACTCCCACAAAAATGGCCAGGAAAAAGAGCACATAGCACACAAGGGCCAGATCCGCCAACCCTCCCAGCACACCATAGTAAAGGAACATGAAGACAAAAACCAGAATAATGCTAATGATTGCCGCCCGGAATCCAGCGTCAATGGAATCTTTCCCCAGGGTCGGCTCTACCGAGCGGTTTTCAATCACTTCCACCTTAACCGGGAGGGCACCCGCTCGCAGAAGAATAGCCAGATTCTGAGCTTCTTCCAGGGTAAAGCGGCCGGTGATTTGCGCGTCTCCCTTGAGGATGGGTTCTTGAACCACCGGGTTCGAGATCAACTTTCCATCCAGATAAATCCCGATGGGTTTTCCCACATTCAGCGTGGTGGCCTGAGCAAAGAGTTTCGCCCCCTCGGCATCGAAAGAAATCGCCACCGCAGGTCTGCCCAGGCGGTCGTACTGAATCTGCGCGCTTTTCAAATGCGCCCCGGTAAGTAGGGTCTGTCCGTTTTCATCCTTAAATTCAAGAAGGGCTGTTTTCCCGATGAGTTCTACCGCTCGTTGAGGATCCGTGATCCCTGGAAGTTGCACCAGAACCCGCCGTTCTCCCTGACGGGCAATGACCGATTCGGCCACCCCCAGCTGGTCAATACGGTTGCGAATGATTTCCACCACCCGCCGCACCGCATCATCATCCACCGGAGCCTCTGGAGTGTCCACGCATTCTAAGAGAATATGGGAACCACCCTTTAAATCGAGACCCAAACGAATTTTACTCCCTAAAGGATAAATGACCACAAGCGATACAGCTATCAAAGCCAGAACTACGAACAACCTCCAGGGTAACAATTTCCTCCTCAAGGAACTGTGCCTCCTCTCCTACAACTTAGGATTTCTTCGACGCCACCGCGGTTTTGGAAATTCGAATGCGAACGTCCTTCGCCACTTCAAGGAGCACTTCGTCTTCTTCCACCTGAGCAACAACCCCGTGAATTCCACCAACCGTAACGACCTTATCCCCCTTTTTGAGGCCGGCCCAGAGTTCACGCTGGCTTTTTTGTTTCCGCTGCTGAGGAACGATGAGCAAAAAGTAGAAAATCAGAATGATAAAAATCAGGGGAAGAAACGAAGCAATAGGATTTGCTGCCGGTGCTGAAGGTGTGGTCTGATTTGCAGCCCAGGCAATTGAGGTGAAAAAACTCACTGGTGTGTCCTCCTTTCAAATTTAAAAGTTTTCCGAATATCGAGAGAGAAATTCCTCCCGGAATTCCCGAAAGTACCCTCCACGCAAAGCATGATGAATACTTTTCATCAACTTTACCATAAAATACAGGTTGTGTATAGTGGCCAACTCCGCTGCTAAAATCTCCCCAGCTTTAAAAAGATGCCGCAGGTAGGCTCGAGAAAAATTTTGGCAGAGGTAACATCCACAATCTGGATCCACCGGACCAAAATCACGGGCAAACTCCAGCCGGTCGATATTCATCTTCCCTCTTGGAGTGAAAAGACAGGCATTGCGAGCGTTACGAGTCGGCAGGACACAGTCAAACATGTCCACACCACGCCACACTCCTTCCACAATACTCACTGGATTCCCCACTCCCATAAGATAACGGGGTTTCCCCATGGGTAAAAATGGTTCAACGCATTCAATCATTTCGTACATGAGGGGCTTGGGTTCTCCCACGCTCAAACCTCCAATGGCATATCCATCGAAATCAAGTTTTACCGTCTCCTGGGCACTCCATTCCCGTAATTTTCGGTCTGTTCCCCCCTGGATAATACCAAAGAGCATCTGTTGTTCCGACTGGAATGCCTCTTTCGCACACTTCGCCCAGCGGAGCGTCCTCTCTACCGCCATCCGTTCCTCATACGAAGAAGCCGGAAACCCAACACACTGGTCTAGAATCATAATGACATCGGCCCCCAAAACCATTTGAATTCGAATCGCCTCCTGAGGGGTTAAACGATGCAAGGAACCATCCAGATGGGAATGGAACGTCACTCCTTCATCATCAATCTGCACCAAATCTGCTAAGCTAAACACCTGAAATCCACCACTATCGGTCAAAAGAGCCCGGTCCCAGGAGATAAAACGGTGTAGACCCCCAGCCTCCCGAATAAGGTCCTCTCCTGGCCGAAGATGGAGATGGTAAGCGTTACAGAGGAAAATTTGTACTCCGATTTCTCGCAGGCGATCCGGAGCCATGGCTTTAACCGTCCCCTGCGTTCCCACTGGCATAAATACTGGAGTCTCCACGTCCCCGTGAGCAGTATGGAGAATCCCTAAACGAGCCCGACTCTGGTGATCCACCGAAAGAACCGTAAATCGTTCTCTCAACCTCATCATCCTTTCTTCAATACAGCAACATGGCATCTCCAAAACTGTAAAAACGGTACCGTTTTTGTATTGCTTCCTCATAGGCACACTTCACAAAATCCGTTCCTCCAAAAGCACACACCAGCATAAAGAGCGTGGAACGAGGCAGGTGAAAATTGGTGATGAGGGCATCGACAACCTGAAAATGGAACCCAGGGTAAATGAAGAGGTCGGTTTCTCCCTCGTATTCCTGGAGGGTTCCCAACCTCTGCCACACCGTTTCCAGAACCCGTACCGCGGTGGTCCCTACCGCTATCACCTTTCTTCCACATTCCCGGGTCTCTCTGATTCGCTTTGCCTCCTCTTTGCCAATCCGAAACCATTCCTTGTGCATGGTATGTGCCTCAACTTGCTCCACCTTAACCGGCTGAAATGTCCCCAGACCCACATGGAGCACAACCGGAACAATCGCAATTCCCTTTTTCTTGAGTTTTTCCAAAAGCTCTGGAGTAAAATGAAGCCCCGCCGTGGGCGCAGCCACCGATCCCCATTCCCGAGCGTAAACAGTCTGATAAGCTTCAGGATCAATCCCCCTTTCCTTCACATAGGGTGGTAGAGGAACCTCCCCAAACCGGTCGAAAAACGCCTCACCACTCTCAAAAAGGGGTTCTAACAACCATGTCTCCCTGAGCCGCTCTCGGACTATCCAACGGTATTCAGGATGAGTCAAAAGGCAGAGTTCTTGTCCAACCCGCACCCGGGAAGAGGGATAAAGCAGACACTCCCACCATCTTCCATAGAACCGCACAAAGAGAATCTCTACCTTTCCCCCGGTCGCTTTCTGGACAAAGAAGCGAGCCTTCACCACCTTCGATTCATTCACAACCAACGCATCCCCGGAAGAAAGGTATGCCTCAATTTCGAAGAACTGACGGTGTTCCCAGGTTTTTTCCCTTCGGTTGAGGACCATCATGCGACAGGCATCCCGGGGAGTAACCGGTCTTTGGGCAATGAGTTCCGGAGGGAGAAAAAAATCAAAGAGGCTTGTTTCGATCATTTCAATACAGCACGCCTCAACTCACAGCCGGGAAAATAATGCGAAAGAATGGCCCGAAAATCGTACCCTTCCTGCGCCATACCTACCGCACCCCATTGGGAAAGACCAACCCCATGTCCCCAACCACGACCTTCAAAAATAAATTGTGCTCCAACTTCTTCCTCCAATAGCGGTGGTACCGAAACTACCGTACCGGTAGTTTCGGTACCCAGGCTTTCTCTCTTTTTCTTCATTGCTTCTCGCTCTTTCTCTCGCAGTTCTAAAAAGGCGATGATATCCTCAAGGGTCCAATCGTCCTTTTCAAGAAGTTCCCGAGAACGGGATACCCCCACAGAATGGGATTTGGGAACTTCTTTTTGTTCTCGTAGAGTTCTATCCGGCTTCCCTTTTATCCTCTCTTCACGCACCGTGAAATAGGTACTCGGAAGGATTTGCACCCCAATCGCTTCCCGGAATTTGGATGCCGGGATCACCCACCGCCCATTCTGAGAAAAGAGAACCACCTCTTTCATTCTTCCATGCTCGGAAGGAACAAACTGAATACCCTTTAGGCTTCCCGATAAATAGCCAGCTTGGCGAAGAGCCGCTTCAATTTCCACTTTACTCAGACATACCGTCCAGAGGGCATGCGGAGCATCCTTTTCCCAGGGGGAAGGCACCGCCATAAGATATGGGACTTCCCTTCCCCACACATTGAACGCACTATCGGTATACCCACCACTTTCGGAGTGATAGACTACAGAAGCAATTTTTCCCTCATAAGTCAATACCATACCACGAGTGGCTTCCACCAAGGCATTGGTCCGAGGGTCTTCAGCGTTGATCCCCCCGTAACGCTGGCAGTGTTCGGTGGCACAGAAATCGAAACCGTCCTCCCTGTGTCTCCCCAAATTTTTGAATGCATAGGTGCGAGCCACGATAATCTGGGCCTTAAGAGCTTCTTCCGGCCAGGAAGGACTGGCCTCAAGCTTGATGGTTCCCTTGATGTAATCTTCAACCGAAAGGGTATTGAGAATGGATAAGAGTCCGCTTCTGGCTTCCACAATCATTTTCCCCCGGTACGGACGTTTCCCCCACAAAATCGGTTCACGACCCAAAGAAGCCAAGATAAAACGCCAAGCGAAAAGACTCTTTTCCTTCCAGAAAACTTTCCCCTCTCGGAAGGAGAAGTGCACTGACATTCCCGCTGGCACGGTAAATGTCCGGTGCTCGAAGGTAACCAACATCCCCGAAACCGAGGAGAAACGCACCTCTTCCTTACCCCGATAAATGGCTACCGTGACTTCTAAATCCTTGACCCAGGCACAAGTCATTCCACCGAAAATGACTACAAGAACAACGGTCAGGGTAACACCATACCATATTTTCTGCATCGGAACGCCCCCTTAGCGTCGCAAAAGCAACGTCAGAATCAGGGTTAAGAGAAGGCTCACAAGAATGGAAGTCGCCAGTGGGAAATAAAAGACAAAGTTCCCTTTCCGATAGACAATGTCTCCCGGCAAATGCCCCAGTCTCCCTAAACCCGGAATGCGGGGCAGAACCAGAAGGACAAGACCCACTACAACAAATACCACTCCCAAGGTCAAGAAAAACTTTGCCCAGTAAGAGATTTCCATACCCGCCTTTTCACTCCTTCCCACCGACTGAAAATACACCCACAGTACTTCTGACGATACAGACTCAAACTCTTAGCCTTTTGCATGCTCTCCTCAAAACCACTTCGGAAATCGATACCCACAAAGGAAATGCCAAGTTCGCTCCCTACCTTTTCTCCAATACGCTGGATGCACGCTATATCCTGGTAAGGACTTATGGTCAAGGTGGTGCTGAAAAAGGAAAAACCGTGTTCTTTTCCCCACCGCGCAACCTTTGCCAACCGCAATTGATAACATTGCGGACACCTTTTTTCTTCATCCTGGATCACCGAGAAATATTCCAGCGGATTATATGGAAATGGAGCAACCAGCCTGCGACCGGTTCGACAAACAAGATCGTTGAGGGTCTCCCACCGCTTCCTGTACTCCTCAAAAGGGTGAATGTTGGGATTATAGAACATGTGTACCACTGCAAAGCCTTCTTTCTCAAAAAAATCACTCACATAGATGCTGCAGGGAGCACAGCAGGTATGAAGGAGCACTGCGTTCTTCATTCCTCTATCACCTTTTTTAGGTACTCATACCCAGAAGGCGTGAGCACTCTTCCCCTTTTGGTCCGAGCAATAAAACCAATTTTAAGCAGGTACGGTTCATAGACCTCCTCAAGCGTGGCTACATCCTCGGCGAGAACCATCGCCACGCTCTCAATTCCCACTGGTCCCCCACGGTAATGCTGGGCCAGAACCTTCAGGAATTGGCGGTCCGCCATACTCAACCCCCAAGCATCGAGCCCCAGTGACTGGAAAGCTTCGGTCACAATCTCCCGGTCAATCACCTCTTTCCCCGAAACCTCGGCAAAGTCCCGAATACGTCGCAAGAGACGGTTTGCCACTCGGGGCGTCCCCCGGGAAGATGAAGCAATGACCAGTGCGGCATCGTCACGAATACCAATCCCTAATACCTGAGCGGTCCTCTTAACAATAGCCATCAAGTCTTCTGGCTCATAAAAATCAAGCTTTTCCACGATACCGAAACGATTCCGCAGCGGCGCGCTCAAAAGGCTCACCCGGGTGGTCGCTCCCACTAAGGTAAAAGGAGGAAGCTTCAAGGCCACACTTCGTGCTCCTGGACCCTTGCCAATCATGAAGTGCACGGTATAGTCTTCCATGGCACTATAGAGGATCTCTTCACACTGGCGGGGTAAACGATGGATTTCGTCAATGAAGACCACGTCATGAGGTGAAAGAGCCGTCAAAAGCGCTGCCAGGTCTCCACTTCTGGTAATCGCCGGACCAGAAAGACAGCGAATGGTGCTGTGCATTTCCAAAGCAATAACATGGGCTAACGTGGTTTTCCCCAAGCCCGGAGGACCATAAAAGAGCACGTGGTCCAGCGGTTCTTTCCGGGCTAAAGAAGCCTGAATATACACCTCAAGATGTGCCACAACCTCTTTCTGACCGATAAAATCCTGGAGCTTCCTGGGACGGAGCGAAAAGTCTTCTTCGCTCCGCAAAAAGAAAGGAGGTACCGATTTCTCTTTCAATCTTGACCACCCAATTTACCCAGTGCTTTCCGAATCAGGATTTCCACATCCACTTTTTCTCCCCGCAATTCATCCCATAGGCAGCTGACCACGGTTTCTACCTCTTTCTTATTATACCCTAAGCGAAGCAGGACTTCCTTGGTTTCCTCAAAAACTTCGGGAAAAGGAGGAAGCATTTGAAAACCACACTTCAAAAGCGTCGGTTTAAGCTCTAAAATCAACCTTTTGGCTGTCTTGACTCCCAGACCGCCTCTGGACTCAAGAAGCATCAGGTTCTCTTCCAAAACCATTTTGACCAGTTCTTCCCACCGTATTCGAGAAAGAATTTTAAAAGCCGTGCGATGGTTAATACCCTTCACTTCCCGCAATCGGTCAAAAAGAATCCGCTCCTTTTCCTCGCTGAAACCATACACGACGAATTCTCCGCTTTCACGCATGAAAGAACGCAAAAGAAATGATGCCTCTACGCCTTTCTGGAGATTCGCAAAAGGCGTAAGCCGTAATCTGAAGCCCATACCCATGACTTCCACCACACATTCGCCTTCCTGAACCTCCACCACCCGGCCGCGAATCGAATCAAGCATATTCCTACCTCATCCTGAGCCGAAATGCATGACACAGAGCGACCGCCAGCGCATCGGCGATGTCGTCCGGATTAATCTCTTCGGTAATTTGGAGAAGCTGTTGAACCATGTAAATCACCTGGCTTTTGGTTGCCCGACCGTAGCCAACAATTGCCTGCTTCACCTGCAAGGGGGTATACTCGTACACTGGGATTCCATGCAGCGCGGCACAGAGAAGCACCACTCCCCGAGCCTCACCAACAGAAATAGCGGTTTTGGAGTTCTTGTTAAAAAACAGCTCCTCCACCGCTACCTCTTCCGGCCGATACGTTCCAATCAGGGTATTGAACTCCTGAAAGATTTGCACCAATCGCTCAGGAACCTTTTTCCGTAACGGGGTTTCAATAAACCCATAATGGATAGCTGTAACCCTTTCACCCTCTTCCCAACCCACAATCCCAAAGCCGGTAAGGGCTACTCCCGGGTCAACACCAAGTATCCGCAACGGGTGTTTTGTCATGCACTAGCTTTTCAACGACTCCAGAAGTTCATCGGCAATATCAAAGTTGGCATACACTTCCTGAACATCATCATGCTCTTCCAGCGCTTCAATGAGGTCCAAAACCTGCTGAGCGTGTTTTCCTTCTACACTCACCGTATTCTTGGGTACCATAGTCACCTGGGCCACCACATACTGGAATCCTTTTTCATCCAGGACCTTCTTCACCTGTTCAAAATCTTCCGGTGCGGTGATGACGTCGACGGTAGTATCGGTGGTACGGATATCTTGTGCTCCAGAATCAATGGCTACCATCATTAATGTTTCTTCATCCACCTTATCCTTTTCAAAGCTAATTAACCCCTGACGCTCAAATACCCAAGAAACACAGCCACTTTCCCCTAAACTCCCTCCATAACGGTTAAAGAGGTGGCGAATTTCTGCTGTTGTCCGGTTCCGGTTATCGGTGGTAACCTCCACCATGATCGCTACACCCCCAGGACCGTATCCTTCATAAGTCACCTCTTCGTAGGCAACACCTTCCAGCTCTCCAGTTCCCTTTTTGATCGCCTTTTCAATGTTTTCCTGGGGCATGTTCATTTCTCGGGCTTTCTGCACAGCCAGCCGGAGTCTAGCGTTGTTTTCAATGTTGCCGCCTCCCTGTCGAGCGGCCACAGTAATGAGACGAATCAGCTTGGAAAAGGCTTTACCCCGAGCGAGATCCGTCTTTGCCTTCTTATGCTTGATCTGCGCCCATTTGGAATGTCCAGACATACTCTCAACTCTCCTTACACGAGACTTTTGTCCACCTATTGTATCACACTTTTTTGCGAACACCAAAATAAGTCTGGAATACCAGTCGAACTCAACGGTTTCTCCTATAAAGAACGAGAGGAGGACCTGGAACCATGAAAATTGCCGTTTTTTCCGATATTCATGGGAATATCACCGCTCTGGAGGCGGTACTTTCCGAAATCCAGAGCATGGACGTCGCGCATACGGTTTGTTTGGGAGATCTTGTGGGGTATAACCCCTTTCCAAACGAAGTGGTGGAACGAATTCAATCCCTTGGTATCCCCACCATTATGGGGAATTATGACCAGGGAGTGGGTTTTGACCTGGACGACTGCGGCTGTGCCTATCGGAGCGAGGAAGAGAGAGCCCGGGGGCATATTTCGCTCTCATGGACCAAAGCAAGGGTAACCCCAGAAAATAAGGCTTTTCTGCAGAATCTCCTTCCTCGATACGAGCTAGAAGTGGGACCTTTCCGTTTCCTTTTCGTTCACGGAAGTCCCCGGCGAATTAACGAATACCTTTTCCCAGAACGAACCGACGAAAGTTTCCGACACATTATGAGCAATGAAAAGTCCAACGTCCTTCTGTGTGGTCATACTCACATTCCTTTTTCTCGGAACATTGACTATTTCACCGTAGTCAATGATGGTAGCGTAGGACTTTCCAAAGATGGTGACTGGAGGGCTTGCTTAGCAATTATAACCATAGAGGAAACTCTCAAAGTCGATTTCCGCCGCATTCCATATAACCGGGAGTACCTCAAAGAGGGGTACCGAAAAAACCCCGAACTCCCCTTTTTCGCTGAAAAACTCATGGAGTGATTGTCGACCATGCCTTAACCAAAAAGTACGGGGGAAATATCATTCCCCCTTCTTCTCTAAGGTTTTTTAACCACCGTAAGAATGAAATGGGCTTCCTCGACAGCTTGTCGTGCATCTTCAAGGCTATATTCCTCGGTGGGAATAGACTCTTTCGCCCCATAAACACCGAGCTCACGTTCTTTACACAAACGTTTTAAAATGCGTTTCACCTCTTCGAGGTGTTTTTCTAGAGGAGGAAGAACACCTCGAAATTGTTCAAGCGAATCTCAACACCAATGGCATGCTCCTGCCAAAAGGAGTTCCACCATTTCCTGAACCGCTCGCACCAAATCGGAGCACACACCCTCATCGCAACAGAAGATACACTCTGGTCAAAGCATCGGGGTTCATAATTGCATCCCCAAAAATGTATCAGTCTCCCACCCCCAGAAGTTACTCCAGGGAAATTTCTGGACCCGATATTTCTGAAGGAACGCTCGAATCGAGGTAATCAACCCAGGAAAGAGATTTTTCGAAGTCAAAAACCACGATGTCCTCTTCGCAAAGGTCAAAATAAATTGGCCGAAATGTAAACGTTTCGTCCCGGGAGAGGATGTACGAAAAGCGTCACAGAAAATACCTTCCTCATACAGTTTTTGGTAAAGGAACTCTGTCCTCAATAGCGTCCTCAAAGTCTTCCAGTCTTTTCCGTAAGCCTGGTGCGCTTTTGAGAATCAAAAGAAGGCCAAGATCCGAGTTCTTCCGATTCTGACCTCGAGCGTAGAAACTAAAAGGTCAGAAACAGAAGCTCTTCCTTATTTTATAACATCCAACCATTGAAGACAACATGTGCTCGACGTACTGGGTATGAAGCGATGAAAACATTCGAAGCCGCTTCAAAGTTTCTTCAAACACCATCGACCACCACTTCCATTATACCATGCCCTTCATCCCTCCGGCGAAAACACCATTCCCATAAAGAGGATGAGACCGCTGTCCTCCTCCACAACGGCCAGAAAGAAAGGTCGATCGATGACCATTTCAAATGCTTCTTCTGATTCCTGGGAAAGCCCCTTAGCGACCACCACTGCGGTTGCGGCCGATGCCTCAGTACCTTTTTCGCTCACTTCAAGCAAGCTTCGATGGAAAACGTTTTTAATGAAAGCCGGTTCATCGGTAAGGTTACCAAAATCGGCCTGAGGAGAAAAGGCGACTTCCATACCCATTTTCGATAAAGCCCTTTTGAGGTCAACCGTTCCGTAAGAAAGAGTAAAACGGGGAATTCCAATGCGACCCTTTCTGCGCTCAAACCCTCGCATCCAGTTTTGCCAGTTCTCCGGAGTCAACTGAGCAAGCAAGGAAGAAAGGGGCATTTCGGGATGGGGTAGAAAAAGGTACATCTTGAGCCTTCCCTTTTCACCATAAGGAAGACCCACCGCCTGAAAATCATCCGTGGCCAGGTATCGGTACCACCCTGACTGAAACATAATCGGGTGTTCTCGGGTTACACCTCCAGGGAAATGGAAAGGAACAAGTTGCGTATCCTCGATATCAAAGGGAATGCTCCAGGCCCCCTGAAAAAAGACGGCGTTGAGCAAAATCAGAATGGAATCTGGATCAAGGCGTTCCAGGACTCCATCGATTTTCCCCTCGGTTTTCTCTCTGACCCACCTATTGATGGTCTCAACAGCTAAAGGGTTACCAAAGTCAAGGGATTCAGGATACGCTTCATAAAAACCCAAAACGGTATGCAAAAACTGCTCTCGAAGTGATATACCTTCTCTGACGAAAATGGTATGGGCCATTTTAATTTTTACCCCGGGGTCTTCTCTGGATAGCTCCTGGAGCACCTTGACCAATCTCTGGTTTTCCTCATTCAAAGCCGTTACAGAAGGATCAGGGTAACCAAGCGCTTTGAGTATCGATATCTGGGTGGTTCCACGTGCACCATTGACTGTCATACTAAGGGCAAGAGCTACGCTCCAAGGAGAAAGAAGAATATTATCTTCGTTACCTTCATATAGCTGGGTAAACAGGCTCAGGGCAAAATCGGTATAAAGAGGACGAGGTTGGGCCAGAGAAACACAACCTGTGAAACTGATAAAGAGCACAGCCAGGCATAGGAATACCCTTTTTCTTTCCATTTCGACCCCTCCCTTGTCTATCTAGAAGTGGACATGGCTTATAGCATACATTACTGCAAGATAAAGGAGATAGTTCCGGTTTTGGCGGAAATGAGACGGGAAGATAGGCAAATTCTCAACGAAAAAGCATGTGAAATTTTTCTTCCACGGAGAATATGGAGTAACTTCCCTGTTCGATGACGAACTCCCCTACAACATAGCAGTCAATTACAACATGAACCATTATTTACTCTACCCATTAGAAATCTGAAGCTCCATTCTGCATTTAGGGCATAAAAACCTTGTCACCTGTGGTAAGGTCTGTACCATTGAAGACAATGAAAAACGAAAAGTGCTTTTGGAAACTCCTCAACAATATGCATCGCACCATACCAAATCGGACGCAGAATGCATCGAAAAAGAAACACATAACACAAAAGTGGTGAACAATGGAAATCCTGCCTATACCAGGAAAGGCTCCTTCACTCATTTTTCCCTCAAAAACACAAAAAAGCTGGAGATTGTTCTCCAGCTTTTTTGACCTCTGTATCC
It includes:
- a CDS encoding serpin family protein; the encoded protein is MERKRVFLCLAVLFISFTGCVSLAQPRPLYTDFALSLFTQLYEGNEDNILLSPWSVALALSMTVNGARGTTQISILKALGYPDPSVTALNEENQRLVKVLQELSREDPGVKIKMAHTIFVREGISLREQFLHTVLGFYEAYPESLDFGNPLAVETINRWVREKTEGKIDGVLERLDPDSILILLNAVFFQGAWSIPFDIEDTQLVPFHFPGGVTREHPIMFQSGWYRYLATDDFQAVGLPYGEKGRLKMYLFLPHPEMPLSSLLAQLTPENWQNWMRGFERRKGRIGIPRFTLSYGTVDLKRALSKMGMEVAFSPQADFGNLTDEPAFIKNVFHRSLLEVSEKGTEASAATAVVVAKGLSQESEEAFEMVIDRPFFLAVVEEDSGLILFMGMVFSPEG